A window of Psychroflexus sp. ALD_RP9 contains these coding sequences:
- a CDS encoding GIY-YIG nuclease family protein: protein MMVKGYMYILKCSNGSYYTGSTKHLERRLQEHQSGNAAKHTKKYWPVQLVYFETFSRIDQAFYREKQIQGWSRKKKEALINGFPEKLHELARCLNETSHVGFGSAQPTRNDAVAFDSAQPTDVTVVERSRNDLSENENAAKNVAFDSAQSTDDEIVERSRNNEAQSTRNDAVAERSRNEAVVERSRNDEPTKRHVERSRNKPKTQH, encoded by the coding sequence ATGATGGTTAAGGGATACATGTATATTTTAAAATGTAGTAATGGAAGTTACTACACAGGAAGCACCAAACATTTAGAGCGGCGTTTGCAAGAACACCAAAGTGGAAATGCCGCCAAGCATACCAAAAAGTATTGGCCTGTTCAACTGGTTTATTTTGAAACTTTTAGCAGAATAGATCAAGCTTTTTACAGAGAGAAGCAAATACAAGGCTGGAGCAGAAAAAAGAAAGAAGCTTTAATAAATGGTTTCCCTGAAAAATTACATGAGTTAGCGCGGTGTTTGAATGAAACATCACACGTTGGCTTCGGCTCCGCTCAGCCAACGAGAAATGATGCGGTTGCCTTCGACTCCGCTCAGCCAACGGATGTCACGGTCGTTGAGCGGAGCCGAAACGACCTTTCCGAAAACGAAAATGCTGCTAAGAATGTTGCCTTCGACTCCGCTCAGTCAACGGATGATGAGATTGTTGAGCGAAGCCGAAACAACGAAGCTCAGTCAACGAGGAATGACGCAGTCGCTGAGCGAAGCCGAAACGAAGCGGTCGTTGAGCGGAGCCGAAACGACGAACCCACTAAAAGGCATGTTGAGCGGAGCCGAAACAAGCCTAAAACCCAACACTAA
- a CDS encoding Fic family protein: protein MNTKQYSFSIHNFHGRQAPEPGLLVGYAAIIEAHQLQVPLPQKLALISQKNRRYSTSGWQVLTPRHTPEDNLYKQLVFALKYEGINLLVIKALFTHIDKDHITNMITSEALGQYSRKLWFLYEWLLNEQLDIPDLKTGNYVPLLDQKLQYAITGTNSARHRIINNLPGTREFCPLIYKTDKLEAYINAQLAKQKNKYLANFQTSILQRASSFLLLKDSKASFSIEQENPGTNRAMRWGKAIGQAGSKPLSIEELERLQQIIIENARFVKLGLRKEGGFVGEHDRLTGEPIPAHISAKEEDLLSLLNGLVKANQRMQDEGFDAVLAAAAIAFGMVFIHPFQDGNGRLHRYIIHHILAKKRFTKQGVIFPISASILDHIEDYRKVLESYSHPLLDVIEWEATSDHNVKVVNETIDFYRYFDATKQAEFLYDCVSDTLNRIIPEEVNYLLKYDEFKAFIDENFEMPDKLLATLVRFLEQNEGILSKRALNKEFSALTENEVKAIQEHYNKIFLDV from the coding sequence ATGAATACTAAGCAATATTCATTCAGCATACATAATTTTCACGGAAGACAAGCGCCAGAACCTGGTTTGTTAGTGGGTTATGCTGCTATTATAGAAGCGCATCAGCTTCAAGTGCCATTACCTCAAAAACTAGCTTTAATAAGTCAAAAAAATCGCCGTTACAGCACTTCAGGATGGCAAGTTTTAACGCCAAGACACACACCCGAAGATAATTTATACAAACAATTGGTATTTGCTTTAAAGTATGAAGGAATTAATCTTTTAGTGATTAAAGCCCTATTTACGCATATTGATAAAGATCATATTACCAACATGATTACTTCAGAAGCACTGGGTCAGTACAGCAGAAAACTTTGGTTTTTGTATGAATGGTTGTTAAACGAACAGTTAGACATACCAGATTTAAAAACAGGTAATTATGTACCCTTACTAGATCAAAAACTACAATATGCCATAACCGGGACAAATTCAGCGCGGCATAGAATTATTAACAACCTGCCAGGCACAAGAGAATTTTGTCCGTTAATCTATAAAACCGATAAATTAGAAGCTTACATCAACGCTCAATTAGCTAAGCAAAAAAACAAGTATTTAGCCAATTTTCAAACGTCTATTCTGCAACGAGCCTCTTCATTTTTGCTTTTAAAAGATTCTAAAGCATCCTTTAGCATAGAGCAAGAAAATCCTGGAACAAACAGAGCCATGCGCTGGGGAAAAGCCATTGGCCAAGCTGGAAGTAAACCACTAAGCATAGAAGAGTTAGAACGTTTACAGCAAATTATTATAGAAAATGCTCGATTTGTAAAGCTAGGTTTAAGAAAAGAAGGCGGTTTTGTAGGCGAACATGATCGGCTTACGGGTGAACCTATTCCAGCGCATATTTCTGCTAAAGAAGAAGATTTATTATCGCTATTAAATGGCTTAGTAAAGGCCAACCAACGCATGCAAGATGAAGGCTTTGATGCAGTACTTGCGGCAGCCGCCATAGCTTTTGGCATGGTATTTATACATCCATTTCAAGATGGTAATGGTCGTTTACACCGATACATAATTCATCATATCTTAGCCAAAAAAAGATTTACAAAACAAGGCGTTATTTTTCCAATTTCGGCTTCAATTCTAGACCATATCGAAGATTACAGAAAGGTGCTAGAAAGTTATTCGCATCCTTTATTAGATGTTATTGAATGGGAAGCAACTTCAGACCATAATGTGAAGGTGGTCAATGAAACTATTGATTTTTATCGTTATTTTGATGCCACCAAACAAGCCGAATTTTTGTATGATTGTGTTAGCGATACACTCAACCGAATTATTCCAGAAGAAGTGAATTATTTGTTGAAGTATGACGAGTTTAAAGCTTTTATAGATGAAAATTTTGAAATGCCCGATAAACTGCTCGCTACCTTGGTGCGTTTTTTAGAACAAAATGAAGGCATACTTTCAAAACGAGCATTGAATAAGGAATTTTCTGCATTAACTGAAAATGAAGTAAAAGCAATACAAGAACATTATAATAAAATCTTTTTAGACGTATAA
- a CDS encoding MarC family protein, with the protein MIKNSHSYDRVSYVWYFKFYFIFTLINPLGTMPIFMTMTKDLDRYHRTKTAQKASLVSLFTIIAFAFSGQLLFNFFGISVNSFRIVGGVIFFLMGMDMLQARLSTVKVNSSKINTYVNDISITPLAIPMICGPGAITNSIVLMEDAKTIEFKLVLILSIILVVALTYLILFSSSRIIKALGETGNNVLMRLMGLIVMVIAVEFFFSGLKPIITDILNQS; encoded by the coding sequence GTGATTAAAAATTCACATAGTTATGACAGAGTATCTTACGTTTGGTATTTTAAGTTTTACTTCATTTTTACTTTAATTAATCCACTAGGGACTATGCCTATCTTTATGACGATGACAAAAGATTTAGATCGTTATCATAGAACTAAAACTGCTCAAAAGGCCTCATTAGTGTCATTATTTACCATTATTGCATTTGCATTTTCAGGCCAATTATTATTTAATTTTTTTGGAATTTCGGTTAATAGTTTTAGAATTGTTGGTGGCGTTATTTTCTTTTTAATGGGAATGGATATGCTTCAAGCTCGGCTAAGTACTGTAAAAGTTAATAGTAGTAAGATCAACACCTATGTAAATGATATTTCAATTACACCGCTAGCTATTCCAATGATCTGCGGTCCAGGTGCAATTACCAATTCCATTGTTTTAATGGAAGATGCTAAAACAATTGAATTTAAATTAGTGCTCATTTTAAGTATTATATTGGTAGTTGCACTCACCTACTTAATTTTATTTAGTTCCTCACGAATTATAAAAGCATTAGGTGAAACTGGAAATAACGTGTTAATGAGACTAATGGGGTTAATTGTGATGGTCATTGCTGTTGAATTTTTCTTCAGCGGCTTAAAACCAATTATTACAGATATATTAAATCAGTCTTAA
- a CDS encoding restriction endonuclease subunit S: MKTNTKKNTPELRFPEFDGEWNLYKLKEISKIERGRFTPRPRNNPIYYNGDIPFVQTSDVVNSNGIISHYSQTLNENGLKVSKLFEKGTILITIAANIGYTGVLDIDMACPDSLVGIICNDGFDNFFLNYLLSIEQERMDRLASAAAQKNINIQFLKPYKLILPKLPEQQKIANFLSQVDQKIDLLSQKVEQLALYKKGVMQKIFSQEIRFKQDDGNDFPDWEERKFKDILHEHKLKSTGKEIVHSVSVHKGVINQIEHLGRSFAAKNTDNYNRVLPNDIIYTKSPTGDFPLGIIKQSHLDKEVIVSPLYGVFTPETKDLGYILHVYFESNINTSNYLSSIIQKGAKNTINITNTTFLSKKMFLPVSKKEQNKIANFLSAIDRKIESAQHQLEQTQEFKKGLLQKMFV; encoded by the coding sequence ATGAAAACCAACACTAAAAAAAACACACCCGAATTACGCTTTCCTGAGTTTGATGGGGAATGGAACCTATATAAACTAAAGGAGATTTCTAAAATTGAAAGAGGAAGGTTTACTCCTAGACCTAGAAACAATCCTATATATTATAATGGTGACATTCCTTTTGTACAAACCAGTGATGTTGTGAATTCTAATGGAATTATTTCACATTATTCACAGACTTTAAACGAGAATGGTCTTAAAGTCAGTAAATTATTTGAAAAGGGCACAATTTTAATTACAATAGCAGCTAACATTGGTTATACAGGTGTTTTAGATATAGACATGGCTTGTCCTGATAGTTTAGTTGGTATAATTTGTAATGATGGGTTTGATAATTTTTTTCTAAACTATTTGCTTTCAATTGAACAAGAAAGAATGGATAGGCTTGCATCTGCTGCAGCTCAAAAAAACATCAATATCCAATTTCTTAAACCGTACAAATTAATATTACCAAAACTCCCCGAACAACAAAAAATCGCTAATTTTTTAAGTCAGGTTGACCAAAAGATTGACTTGCTTAGTCAAAAAGTAGAACAATTAGCCTTGTACAAAAAAGGCGTGATGCAAAAAATCTTTAGCCAAGAGATTCGCTTTAAACAAGATGATGGAAATGATTTTCCAGATTGGGAAGAGAGAAAATTTAAGGATATTTTACATGAACATAAACTAAAGAGTACAGGGAAAGAAATAGTACACTCGGTTTCAGTTCACAAAGGTGTAATTAATCAAATAGAGCATTTAGGTAGAAGTTTTGCTGCAAAAAATACTGATAATTATAATAGAGTTTTACCTAATGACATTATATATACAAAAAGTCCAACAGGAGATTTTCCTTTAGGTATAATAAAACAAAGCCATTTAGATAAGGAAGTAATAGTATCTCCATTGTATGGTGTATTTACTCCTGAAACAAAAGATTTGGGTTACATACTACACGTTTATTTTGAATCAAATATTAATACTTCAAACTATCTAAGTTCAATAATTCAAAAAGGTGCAAAAAACACTATAAACATTACAAATACCACTTTTTTAAGTAAAAAAATGTTTCTTCCAGTTTCAAAAAAAGAACAAAACAAAATCGCTAATTTTTTAAGCGCGATCGACCGTAAAATTGAGTCCGCTCAACACCAATTAGAACAAACCCAAGAATTCAAAAAAGGCTTGTTGCAGAAAATGTTTGTGTAG
- a CDS encoding type I restriction endonuclease subunit R yields MTRQSEAALEEQLLKQLQGLGYQRLVIKNEAELLANLKQQLEKHNGVQWSSTEFQRVLNILNKGSVFERSKLIRQKQQIELDNGDIQYFDFLNTQAWCKNQFQVTHQITINGKYENRYDVTILINGLPLVQIELKRRGCEMAEAHRQILRYKSHSFGSGSGLFQLVQLFVISNGVNTKYFANNRLKALNFKQTFYWAKEDNSKITQLSKFADCFLEPCQLSKFISQYIVLAETDRILMALRPYQYYATEKLIDRVKKSNKNGYIWHTTGSGKTLTSFKASQIIKDIPEVTKVVFVVDRRDLDYQTTKEFNSFSDGSVDGTDNTKALVKQFGDDTKLMVTTIQKLNNAIMSKRYETEMQPLKDKKMVFIFDECHRSQFGETHNRITKFFNKVQLFGFTGTPIFADNAIKNQLGKRTTTELFGDCLHKYVITDAIRDENVLKFSVEYVGRYKQKAESSLNFIDIDVEDIDTKEVLESEDRIDKIANYIIKSHPVKTHHNVFTAMLCVSSIDALKIYYEAFKRKKEEGLHNLSVATIFSYEANQELDEADGDTTWQQQAAEPRQTYYSNNREALDAYLEDYNHQFKTKFSTKSSQDFYNYYNDVAKRVKDRKIDLLIVVNMFLTGFDSKHLNTLYVDKNLKYHGLIQAYSRTNRIINKQKSHGNIVVFRNLKEATDEAIALFSNKEAKDTILMEPYEDYISAFEEAFAELKAVAPTVDSVNELASEIEEEQFVKRFRALMRVVNALSTFSDFNFADLEMDEQTFEDYKSKYLDIYQKTKEHTEPEKASILNDVDFEIELMHKDEINVAYILNLLAQINDSSDSLDQKKKRQQISDILSGDLDLRSKKELIEKFIDEQLIGQKVHNVQEAFDAYWSKEQRKAFKQICEDEQLKEAQVEKIIEEKLFAEEVPALREKVRKAMKEKQSILVRKKSIPRIIDKINEFITTFIEGMAA; encoded by the coding sequence ATGACACGACAAAGCGAAGCAGCATTAGAAGAACAACTCCTTAAACAATTACAAGGTTTAGGATATCAACGGCTAGTCATTAAAAACGAAGCAGAATTATTAGCTAATCTAAAACAGCAGTTAGAGAAACACAACGGTGTGCAATGGTCATCAACAGAGTTTCAACGGGTACTCAATATTCTCAATAAAGGTTCGGTCTTCGAGCGGTCTAAGCTGATTCGCCAAAAACAACAAATCGAGCTTGATAATGGAGATATACAGTATTTTGACTTTTTAAATACACAAGCTTGGTGTAAAAATCAATTTCAGGTTACCCATCAAATTACCATCAATGGTAAATATGAAAATCGTTATGATGTTACGATACTCATCAACGGCTTACCATTAGTTCAGATTGAGTTAAAACGTCGCGGTTGTGAAATGGCTGAAGCGCACCGCCAAATCTTACGTTATAAAAGCCATTCATTTGGTTCAGGTTCAGGCTTATTTCAATTGGTGCAATTGTTTGTCATTTCTAATGGAGTTAATACCAAGTATTTTGCCAATAATCGATTAAAGGCACTTAATTTCAAGCAAACTTTTTATTGGGCTAAAGAAGATAATTCAAAAATCACCCAACTTTCAAAGTTTGCAGACTGCTTTTTAGAGCCTTGTCAATTGTCAAAATTTATCAGTCAATATATTGTTTTAGCTGAAACCGATCGCATTTTAATGGCATTAAGGCCTTACCAATACTATGCCACAGAAAAATTAATAGATCGGGTTAAAAAGTCAAACAAAAACGGCTACATCTGGCATACTACAGGTTCAGGAAAAACTTTAACGTCTTTTAAAGCTAGTCAAATTATAAAAGATATTCCTGAAGTCACTAAAGTGGTTTTTGTGGTCGATCGTCGAGACCTCGATTATCAAACCACAAAAGAATTTAATAGCTTTTCTGATGGCAGCGTCGATGGGACAGATAATACCAAAGCTCTGGTTAAACAATTTGGGGATGACACTAAATTGATGGTGACCACTATTCAGAAATTGAATAACGCCATTATGAGCAAACGCTACGAAACTGAGATGCAGCCGCTAAAAGATAAGAAGATGGTATTTATTTTTGATGAATGTCATCGCTCGCAATTTGGAGAAACACATAACCGCATTACCAAGTTTTTTAATAAGGTTCAGTTATTTGGCTTTACAGGTACACCGATTTTTGCCGATAATGCCATTAAAAATCAATTAGGTAAGCGCACCACGACAGAATTATTTGGGGATTGTTTGCATAAATACGTGATTACCGATGCCATTAGAGACGAAAACGTTCTTAAATTTTCGGTAGAATATGTAGGCCGCTATAAACAAAAAGCAGAAAGCAGTCTCAATTTTATAGATATTGATGTAGAAGATATCGATACCAAAGAAGTATTAGAATCTGAAGACCGTATTGATAAAATAGCCAATTACATTATTAAATCGCATCCTGTAAAAACACATCATAACGTATTTACGGCAATGCTCTGTGTAAGCAGTATAGATGCCTTAAAGATTTATTATGAAGCCTTTAAGCGTAAAAAGGAAGAAGGCTTACATAACCTAAGTGTTGCTACCATCTTTTCTTATGAAGCTAATCAGGAATTAGATGAAGCCGATGGTGATACCACTTGGCAACAACAAGCTGCAGAACCAAGGCAGACTTACTATTCTAACAACCGCGAAGCTCTTGATGCTTACTTAGAAGATTATAACCATCAATTTAAAACTAAATTTTCTACCAAATCCAGCCAAGACTTTTATAATTATTACAATGATGTCGCGAAACGTGTTAAAGACCGAAAAATAGATTTATTAATCGTTGTCAATATGTTTCTCACTGGATTCGACAGCAAACACCTGAACACCTTATACGTTGATAAAAATTTGAAATACCACGGATTAATTCAGGCATATTCGCGAACCAATCGCATTATAAATAAGCAAAAATCACATGGTAATATAGTGGTATTTAGAAATCTAAAAGAAGCCACCGACGAAGCCATTGCTTTATTTTCTAATAAAGAAGCCAAAGACACCATTTTAATGGAGCCTTATGAAGATTATATTTCAGCTTTTGAAGAAGCTTTTGCAGAGTTAAAAGCCGTTGCTCCAACCGTTGATAGCGTTAATGAATTAGCTTCAGAAATCGAAGAAGAGCAGTTTGTTAAACGCTTTAGAGCATTGATGCGTGTGGTGAACGCACTAAGTACTTTTTCAGATTTTAACTTTGCTGACTTAGAAATGGATGAGCAGACTTTTGAAGATTACAAAAGTAAATATTTAGACATTTATCAAAAAACCAAAGAACATACTGAACCTGAAAAAGCTTCGATACTTAACGACGTCGATTTTGAAATTGAGCTCATGCATAAGGATGAAATCAATGTTGCCTATATTTTAAATTTGCTAGCTCAAATTAATGATAGTAGTGATAGTTTAGACCAGAAGAAAAAGCGCCAACAGATATCAGATATTCTTTCGGGAGATTTAGATTTACGAAGTAAAAAAGAATTGATAGAGAAGTTTATCGATGAGCAACTCATAGGGCAAAAAGTACATAATGTTCAGGAAGCCTTTGATGCTTATTGGAGTAAAGAACAGCGTAAAGCCTTTAAGCAAATCTGTGAAGATGAACAATTAAAAGAAGCTCAGGTTGAAAAAATAATTGAAGAAAAACTCTTTGCTGAAGAAGTTCCAGCTCTACGTGAAAAAGTCCGTAAAGCTATGAAAGAGAAGCAATCTATTTTAGTTCGCAAGAAAAGCATCCCAAGAATTATCGATAAAATTAACGAATTCATCACTACTTTTATAGAAGGTATGGCAGCCTAG
- a CDS encoding type I restriction-modification system subunit M, with translation MSEDHKKQLETQLWNIANELRGKMDADEFRDYILGFIFFKYLSEKMHIYADDLLKDDGLHFINLNTENPADAEYLDAVREETLGKLGYFLKPNELFSEIAKRGNKQAVDQSNFIIEDLTAILNNIEQSTLGTESEDDFGNLFEDLDLNSTKLGKSVEARNSLIAKVLAHLDKIDFKLQDTESDVLGDAYEYLIAQFASGAGKKAGEFYTPQQVSKILAKLVTLGKSKIKSVYDPTCGSSSLLLRVAKETDVANFYGQELNRTTYNLARMNMILHDVHYKRFDIRQEDTLEKPQHFEMTFEAIVANPPFSAKWSANDLFLGDERFSNYGKLAPKSKADYAFVQHMIHHLDENGTMAVVLPHGALFRGAAEGHIRKYLIQEKNYLDAVIGLPANIFYGTSIPTCIMVYKKCRENSNNILFIDASEDFEKVKTQNYLTDAHVEKIITTYQNRVEVDKYAYVATLDEVEENDYNLNIPRYVDTFEEEEPIDLEAVSHKLKQIDQDISATDAEIESFCQELNIKTPF, from the coding sequence ATGTCTGAAGATCACAAAAAACAACTCGAAACTCAACTCTGGAATATTGCCAATGAACTCCGTGGTAAAATGGATGCAGACGAGTTTAGAGACTATATTCTTGGTTTTATTTTTTTCAAGTATTTATCTGAAAAAATGCATATTTACGCAGATGATTTGTTGAAAGATGATGGACTTCATTTTATTAATCTAAATACCGAAAATCCAGCCGATGCCGAATACCTGGATGCTGTTCGTGAAGAAACCTTGGGCAAATTAGGTTATTTTTTAAAACCTAACGAGTTATTTTCAGAAATTGCTAAACGTGGTAATAAACAAGCTGTTGACCAAAGTAATTTTATTATTGAAGATTTAACAGCCATCCTTAATAATATTGAACAAAGTACTTTAGGAACAGAGTCAGAAGACGATTTTGGCAACTTATTTGAAGATTTAGACCTTAATTCTACCAAACTAGGTAAAAGCGTAGAGGCAAGAAACAGTCTTATTGCCAAAGTTTTGGCGCATTTAGATAAAATAGATTTCAAGCTTCAAGACACCGAAAGCGATGTGCTAGGTGATGCTTACGAATACTTAATTGCACAATTTGCCAGTGGAGCAGGGAAGAAGGCAGGCGAGTTTTATACGCCGCAACAAGTTTCAAAAATTTTAGCAAAGCTCGTAACGCTAGGCAAGTCTAAAATTAAATCGGTTTACGACCCTACTTGTGGAAGTAGCTCTTTACTACTTCGGGTGGCTAAAGAAACAGATGTAGCCAACTTTTATGGGCAGGAACTAAACCGAACTACTTACAACTTAGCGCGAATGAACATGATTTTGCACGATGTGCATTACAAGCGTTTTGATATTCGCCAAGAAGATACACTAGAAAAACCACAGCATTTTGAAATGACTTTCGAAGCCATTGTGGCTAATCCACCTTTTTCTGCCAAATGGTCGGCTAACGATTTATTTTTAGGTGACGAGCGTTTTAGCAATTACGGTAAACTCGCACCAAAATCTAAAGCAGATTATGCCTTTGTACAACACATGATTCACCATTTAGACGAAAATGGAACCATGGCTGTTGTTTTACCACATGGCGCATTATTTAGGGGCGCAGCAGAAGGCCACATCAGGAAATATTTAATTCAAGAAAAAAATTACTTAGATGCTGTAATTGGCTTACCTGCCAATATTTTTTATGGTACCAGTATTCCTACCTGTATTATGGTGTACAAAAAATGCCGTGAAAACAGTAATAATATCTTGTTTATTGATGCTTCTGAAGATTTTGAAAAAGTAAAAACCCAAAACTATTTGACTGATGCGCATGTTGAAAAAATAATTACAACCTATCAAAACCGAGTTGAAGTCGATAAATACGCTTATGTGGCAACTCTAGATGAAGTTGAAGAAAACGACTACAATTTAAACATTCCACGTTATGTCGATACCTTTGAAGAAGAAGAACCCATAGATTTAGAGGCAGTTAGCCATAAGTTGAAGCAAATTGACCAAGATATCAGCGCTACAGATGCTGAAATAGAAAGCTTTTGTCAGGAGTTGAATATTAAAACGCCTTTTTAA
- a CDS encoding bifunctional metallophosphatase/5'-nucleotidase has translation MKRRHFIKTTTTAAAIGVSGIGLSSFTKPQHQKHITILHTNDVHSHIDPFPKNHSKYPNLGGAKRRFNYINHVKKENPNTLILDAGDAFQGTPYFNFYGGELEYKIMSKLGYHASTIGNHEFDNGIDNIAAQLEYAQFDLLNANYDLSNTSLNGLTKPYQVYEIDGINIGVFGLGIELKGLVSKDLYKETKYLDPVEVAKDQVKILKRNEHCDLIICLSHLGYSYKSKKIDDLKLAKQTQDIDLIIGGHTHTFLDQPTQIKNAKGKNVIVNQVGWAGINMGRIDFYLNDVENWQNSGTSLEV, from the coding sequence ATGAAACGAAGACACTTTATAAAAACAACCACAACAGCAGCTGCCATTGGCGTTTCTGGTATAGGTTTAAGTAGTTTTACAAAACCTCAGCACCAAAAACATATCACTATATTACACACCAATGATGTTCACAGCCATATAGACCCGTTTCCTAAAAACCATTCTAAATATCCAAATTTAGGTGGTGCAAAACGGCGGTTTAATTATATTAATCATGTTAAAAAAGAAAATCCAAACACTTTAATACTTGATGCTGGTGATGCATTTCAAGGCACACCTTATTTTAACTTTTATGGAGGTGAATTAGAGTATAAAATCATGTCTAAGCTAGGTTATCATGCCTCTACTATTGGAAATCATGAATTTGACAACGGTATAGATAACATTGCTGCTCAACTAGAGTATGCACAATTTGACTTACTTAATGCTAACTACGACTTAAGTAACACCAGTTTAAATGGACTAACAAAACCCTATCAAGTTTACGAAATTGATGGTATCAACATCGGTGTATTTGGATTGGGTATAGAACTCAAAGGACTGGTATCAAAAGATTTATATAAGGAGACTAAATATTTAGATCCAGTTGAAGTTGCCAAAGATCAAGTTAAAATTTTAAAACGAAATGAACATTGTGACCTCATTATTTGTTTATCTCACCTAGGATATAGCTATAAGAGTAAAAAAATTGATGATTTAAAACTAGCCAAACAAACGCAGGATATTGATTTAATTATTGGTGGACATACACACACCTTTTTAGACCAACCTACACAAATTAAAAATGCCAAAGGAAAAAACGTAATTGTAAATCAAGTCGGTTGGGCAGGAATAAATATGGGTCGTATCGATTTTTATTTAAATGATGTCGAAAATTGGCAGAATTCTGGAACATCTCTAGAAGTTTAA
- a CDS encoding 5'-nucleotidase C-terminal domain-containing protein, with protein sequence MRIYLLALCCILLSCQTKTYNVGKIDTKQVEIDSTFDKPNEIEEFVKPYREKINNEMNKVLAYSPKAMFKSEANLNTSIGNLMADAVLELAKPIFNQRENLKIDAVLLNYGGIRGGINKGEVTTRTAYNIMPFENEIVVAKLDSVRFKQLINYLVEAKRAHPIAGLKLNLKANGQIQSVEVNGKPLDQAFYYVATSDYLVKGGDHMSFFTKADTTYNLNYKLRSLLIDYFEQQDTLSSKVDSRFTQLYPKP encoded by the coding sequence ATGAGAATTTATTTATTAGCCTTGTGCTGTATTCTACTTTCTTGTCAAACAAAGACCTACAATGTCGGTAAAATTGACACCAAGCAAGTAGAAATTGATTCAACTTTCGATAAGCCTAATGAAATCGAGGAGTTTGTAAAACCTTACCGTGAAAAGATCAATAACGAAATGAACAAAGTCCTCGCTTACTCGCCAAAAGCGATGTTTAAAAGTGAAGCAAATTTAAACACAAGCATCGGAAATTTAATGGCTGATGCAGTGCTTGAATTAGCTAAACCAATTTTTAATCAGCGTGAAAATCTAAAAATAGATGCTGTTTTACTCAATTACGGTGGAATTAGAGGTGGCATTAATAAAGGAGAAGTCACCACAAGAACGGCTTATAATATTATGCCATTTGAAAATGAAATTGTTGTGGCAAAATTAGATTCAGTCCGTTTTAAGCAACTTATCAATTACTTAGTTGAAGCTAAACGAGCTCACCCGATTGCTGGACTGAAACTTAATTTAAAAGCTAATGGGCAAATACAATCAGTTGAAGTTAATGGTAAACCACTTGATCAAGCATTTTATTATGTTGCTACTTCAGACTATTTGGTAAAAGGTGGCGATCATATGTCGTTTTTCACCAAAGCAGACACTACCTATAATTTAAACTACAAATTAAGAAGTTTATTGATTGATTATTTTGAGCAACAAGACACTTTAAGCTCAAAAGTAGATTCACGTTTTACGCAACTCTATCCAAAACCATGA